GGCTTGATATCGCCACTCTCTGCGCGTATCTGCCGGCTGTATCGGAGATGAATCCATGCCCGACGGCGTGAATCGCATTCTTGGCGACAGCCCGCTGCGCCTGCTCTTGAAGCTGGTGGTCGCGTCCTTCATCGTCGGCATGATCATGGCCTCGCTCGGCCTGTCGCCGTGGGATATCCTCATCGGCGCCCGCGATTTCCTGGTCCGGCTCTGGAACATGGGCTTTTCCGCCATCGACCAGTTCCTGGGTTACATCCTGCTGGGCGCGGCGGTCGTGGTGCCGATCTGGCTGATCCTTCGGCTCGTCAACTACCGCCGCAACTGATCGCGGCTTCCAGGACGAGGGCGCCGTTTGGGAGCGCCTAATCCAGCGTTGCTTCTGCCCAGCGCTCTGTTGCGCTGTCACGGATGTCGCGGATAGAGGCGAGGCCCTCCCTGGCGGCGAAGCGGGACAGGCCGGATACAATTTCGCCCGGCAGGCCGGGCCCCGCAAAGATCATCCCCGTATAGAGCTGGACGAGATCGGCCCCGGCGCGGATCTTCTCGATCGCCGTCTCAGTTGTGTCGATCCCGCCGACGCCGACCAGCGGAAAATCCGGCCCCAGCCTCAGGCGCATCCGCGCGAGCATCGCCGTCGAGCGGTGGAAAAGGGGACGACCCGACAGCCCGCCCGCCTGCTTCGCCGTCTCCGTGTCTTGAACGCCGGCGCGGGAAAGCGTGGTGTTCGACACGATCAGTCCATCCAGCTTCTGCGTGAGCAACTCGGCGGCAATGTCGTCGAGATCGGCATCGACGAGATCCGGCGCGATCTTCAGGAAGATCGGCGTCGCAACTCCCGTCCCGGCGCGCGCCGCGATCACCCTGCCCAGCAGTTCGGCGAGTGCCTCGCGGCTCTGCAGCGCCCGCAGTCCTGGTGTGTTCGGCGAGGAGATGTTGACGGTCAGGTAGGACGCGCTCCTCGCAAAGGTACGCACCCCGGCCTCGTAGTCCGCGATCCGGTCGGCCGAATCCTTGTTGGCGCCGATGTTGACGCCGACAATGCCGCCGCCCCGCCGCTTTGCCAGTCTCTGCGCCAGTGCCGCATGTCCCTGATTGTTGAAGCCGAGACGGTTGATCACGCCGCGGTCGCTCATCAGGCGGAAGATGCGCGGCTTCGGATTGCCCGATTGGGGCAAGGGGGTAACCGTCCCGACCTCCGCGAAGCCGAACCCCAGCCGCAGCAGCGCGTCCGGAATCTCGCCGTTCTTGTCGTAGCCCGCCGCCATGCCGAGCGGATTGGGGAAGCGCAGCCCGGCGATCTCGACCGTAAGGCGCGGATCAGGCTTCGGGGAGCAGGCGAGAGGCATGCCCGACCTGAGCGCCGCGATCGAAAGGCCATGCGCCGTTTCCGGGTCGAAGGCGAAGAGCAGTGGCAGCCCGAGTTTGAAGGGCGAGACCATCAGGCGCCGAGGTCCGGAAACACATGGTTGCCGTCAGGGCCGAGCGGCATCTCTCTGACCCACAGCGCGGCGGAAACGGGCACGGGAGCATAGAGGTGTGGGAAGAGCGCGCCGCCGCGCGACACCTCGTAGCGCATCGCCGCGCCGAACGCGCCGTCGTCCACCGCGATCAGCAGAAGGTCGCCCTGGCCGGCGAAGTGTTTCGCCGCGGTCTCCCGCACCTGCTCGGCGGTCGAGAAATGGATGAAGCCGTCCGCAAGGTCGATCGGCGCGCCCTCGAACAGGCCCGTCTCCGCCGCCTTGTCCCACAGCGCGCGCGGCGCGATCTTGTAGATAATCCGTGACATGGCTGCGCTATAGACGACAAGCCGACGCGCCGGAAGCGGGGTGGACCCAACCGCGGACATGTCCACCGCATTTCCGGCGCAAAGATCAGGGATGAATCGCGAGAGAGCAGGAGGTCCCCATGCGCATCGCCCGACTGGCAGCATTCGCCCTCGCCGCGACCATTCCGGCCGCCGTCGCGCAAGAGGCGGAAACCCGCTATACGCTCGAAAAGACGCCGGACGGCTATGTCCGCATGGATAACCGCACCGGCGAGATGTCGGTCTGCACGGAGCGCGCGGGACAACTCGTTTGCCGTCTTGCCGCCGACGAACGCTCCGCGTGGCAGGGCGAGATCGACCGGCTGACGCGCCGTCTCGACGAGGTCGAAAAGCGTCTCGGCGCGCTCGAAGGCTCGCCCACCCCGCAGACGGCGCTGCCGAGCGAGGAACAGTTCGAGCAGAGCTTGACCTTCATGGAGCGCTTCTTCCGCCGCTTCATCGACATCGTGAAGGATCTGGAAGCCGAAACCGATACCGCCAAGCCCGAGGCGCCATCGCCGCAGAAGACCTGATCAACTCAACCGGCGGTCGGCGGCGAATAAGGCGTGAGGCCCGCAAGCTGAAGCAGGGCGGAAGCGGCGAACAGCCCGAGCGCCACCCACAGCGTTACCTGGGCATAGTGGCCGTAGACCTCGCGCATGATCGTCGCGAAGACGAGCTTGGCATGAGCCTCCGCCGGCCGGTTCGCCTCGTCCAGATAGAGCCAGACTTCGCTGTGCCGCGGATTGCGCGAGGCAGCCGTCATTGCCCTCCAGAGAAGGATCAGGGACATAACGAGCGCCAGCACCGCGCCCGACCTGAACGACGAAACCGGCGCAAAGGAAAAGCCGACCATCACGCAGCCGATCGCGAGCCAGCCGAACATCACCGCGCGTCCGACGCACTCGACGGCAACCTGCCTGATCTGGTTCATGTCGCTCTCCGGCGGAGCACTTTGGGACGATCATTGCTGCGTCATGGGCCGCATCGCAAATCACTTTGCGGAGAAGCCGCCAGGCAGTGTTTCGTTCCCGCGAATGTCCGGAATTTCGCGCGGTCAGGTATGCGTGCCGCCGCGGCTGGCCGCTGCCGGCAGGTAGCGCTGGATCAGCTCCTGCACATGGGCGTTGCGGCCGTTTGCGCTCTCGCCGCCCATCACCGTCACGATCAGGCGCTTGCCGTCGCGATTCACCGAGGTGACGATGTTGAAGCCCGAGGCACGGATATAGCCGGTCTTGATTCCGTCGATCCCGCCGGTCTCGAGCAGCTTGTTGTGGCCGCGCACCATCTTGCCCGCATAGGCAAATTCGCGCGTCGAGAAATAGGCATAGTGGTGCGGGAAGCGCTGGCGCAGCGCCATCCCGAGCAGGGCCATATCCCGGGCGCAGGTCTGCTGCCCGGCGTCGGGAAGGCCCGAAGCGTTGCGGAACGTTGTCTTCGTCATCCCGAGCGCGCGCGCCCTGGCGGTCATGTTGGCGGCGAACTGCGCCTCCGATCCGCCGAGATACTCGCCGACGGCGGCCGCCACGTCGTTGGCCGAGCGCACGACCAGCGCGCGAATGGCGCTGTCGACATCGATCGATCCACCCGGCTTGATCCCCATCTTGGTTGGCGGCTGCGAGGCGGCGTGGGCCGAGATCGGAATCTGGGTCGACTTGCTGATGCGGCCGGAATCCAGCGCCTCGAACAGCATGTAGATGGTCATCATCTTGGTGAGGGAGGCCGGATAGCGGATCTGGTCGGCCGAGGCGGAATAGAGCGTGCGGCCGGTGTTCGCGTCGACCACGATCGCGGCATATTTCTCCGACTGGATCGGCTGGATCTGCAGCGCCCTGGTCGGCGAACTCGTGGAACAGGCCGCAAGCGAAAAGGCCATCGCCCCTGCCAGGACAAGCCGCAAGATCGGTCGCATGTTCATTCCGGCCGCCTAGAACCCTCATGTCCCGCCGGAGCGGCGGGCGATTGCCCCTCGGCGCCACCTGTCGCGCCGCTGTGGCGCGGCGTCAACTCCCGCGGGAATTGCCGCGTACACATGCCCGTGAGTTCTCCGAAAGGTGTTGCGCGGATGCCGCGCTCAGGCGCCGATCCGCCCGGTAAGGCCCGCCCAACTCGAATCCTGTGAGTCGGCGTCCCAGATCGCATTGCGCTTCGAAAGCGCCTTCTCCCACGCGATCGAGGTCTCCGCGATCGTGTCGATGCTGTCGTAGCGTGGCACCCAGTTGAGCGTCGACTTCAGCAGAGTCGGATCGGCGATGACGCAGGGCATGTCGCCTTCGCGCCGCGGTCCGAGATGCACCTCGATGCTGCGCCCGCTTGCGCGCTGCACCGCCTCGATCAGGTCGAGCACGGAATATCCGTGGCCGTAGCCGCAATTTGCGACCAGGTTGCCGCCGCCCGAGCGCAGATGCAGCAGCGCCAGGCGATGCGCGGCGACGAGGTCACTCACATGGATGAAGTCGCGGATGCAGGTGCCGTCATGCGTCGGATAGTCGGTGCCGAACACTTCGATGCGGCTGCGCTTGCCGAGCGCGGCCTCGACTGCGACCTTGACCAGATGCGTCGCGCCCTTGGTCGATTGGCCGGTGCGGCCGCGCGGATCGGAGCCGGCGACGTTGAAATAGCGCAGCGCGGCGTAGTGGAACTCGTGCGCGCGGGCGACATCCCGCAGCATCAGCTCCGTCATCATCTTCGAGACGCCATAGGGCGTCTCCGGCGCCAGCCTATAGCTCTCCGGCACCGGATCGGAATGGGTCATGCCGTAGACGGCGGCCGTGGAAGAGAAGATGAAGTTCTTTACCCCGCCGCGCACGGCCGACTCGATCAGGGTGCGCGACTTGGAGGTATTGTTCTCGTAATAGGCGAGCGGATCGGCGAGCGATTCCGGCACCACGGCCGAGCCGGCGAAATGGATGATCGAATCGATGTCGTTGCGGCGCAGGATGGTCTTCATCAGCTCCTGATCGGCGATGTCGCCGATGACAAGGCGCGCCTCGGGCGGCACGGCCCAGCTGAAGCCGGTCGACAGACGGTCGAGCACCACCACGTCCTCGCCGTGGTCGAGCAGTTCCCAGACCATGTGGCTGCCGATATAGCCGGCGCCTCCCGTCACAAGTACAGCCATACGAAGCACCCTTTGGCCGACCAAGGCCGGCAAGACGCGCCGGCCGCCCGGATTTCCGGTGCCCCAAGGTTAGCGCGAAAGGCTTAAGGAAGCGTAGGCTGAAAACTTGGGGCTGCCGGCGTGTCTTGATCCAGGACAAAGCGGCATCGGCCCGAAACGTTCATTTGGGAATAGCTGCTGCATCGGCAGCGTTTGCCGTGGCAATTTGACCGTCAGCGGCGAATGGATTCCCCCGGCGTCCGGGACTATGTTCCGGCGCGAATGCAGGACTAGGGTATGAACTACCAACGTTTTTTCCAGGAAGCGATCGATCAGCTCCACGCCGAGCGCCGCTATAGGGTCTTCGCCGATCTCGAGCGGATCGTGGGTTCTTTCCCCCGCGCGATCTGGCGCTCCGGCGGCGACACAAAGGAAATCACCGTCTGGTGCTCGAACGATTATCTCGGCATGGGCCAGCATCCGGATGTGATCGCAGCCATGCAGAACGCGGCCGGGTGCATGGGCTCCGGCGCTGGCGGAACGCGCAACATCTCCGGCACCAACCATCCGCTTGTCGAGCTCGAGGCTGAACTCGCCGACCTGCACGGCAAGGAGGCTGGCCTCGTCTTCACCTCCGGTTTCGTCTCCAACGAGGCGTCGATCTCGACCATCGGACGCCTGCTGCCCAACTGTCTCATCCTCTCGGACGAACTGAACCACTCCTCGATGATCGAGGGCGTGCGCCGCTCGGGCGCGGAGAAGAAGGTCTTCCGTCACAACGACGTGCGCCATCTGGAAGAGCTGCTGCGTGCGGCGGGGCGTGAGCGCGCCAAGCTGATCGTGTTTGAATCCGTCTACTCGATGGATGGCGATATCGCGCCGATCGCCGAGATCGCCGACCTCGCCAAGCGCTACAATGCCATGACCTATATCGACGAGGTCCATGCGGTAGGCATGTATGGCGACCACGGCGGCGGCATCACCGAGCGCGAGGGGCTCGCCGACCGCATCGACGTGATCGAGGGCACGCTGGCCAAGGCATTCGGAACGCTGGGCGGCTACATCACCGGCACCAGGGAAGTGATCGACGCGGTCCGCTCCTATGCGCCGGGATTCATCTTCACAACAGCGCTGCCGCCTTCCATTGCAGCGGCCGCGACTGCCTCGATCCGCCACCTCAAGGTGTCGGGTGCCGAGCGGGAGGCGCAGCAGCGCCAGGCCACGCACACGAAGGAGGTTCTTTCGGGAGCGGGCCTGCCCGTCATGCCCTCGCAGACGCATATCGTGCCGGTGCTCGTTGGCGATCCGGAACTGTGCAAGATGGCGAGCGACCGGCTGCTCGCAGTGCACGGCATCTACATCCAGCCGATCAACTATCCGACTGTGCCGCGCGGTACCGAGCGCCTGCGCATCACCCCGACGCCGTTCCACACCGACGGATTGATCGACGGGCTGAAGGACGCGTTGGTCGAAACCTGGACCGCGCTCGGCATACCGTTCAGCGACATGCGCAAGCCGGGCATCGAAAAGAGCGACCGGATCATTCCGCTGGTCGTGCCGTCCGCCGGCGGCTGACCGGAAGCCAGCGTCGCGCCTTTGACTCAAAGGCTGGTGAGCGCATAGCGTGCGTCCTGTTTCCTGACGCACGGAGGGCGCGATGTTGGATGCTCGCGACGATCGGCTGGCGATCCGCGATCTCGTCGAAAACTGGGCCGTCTGGCGCGACGCCGGCGAGTGGCAGCGGTTCCGAACCGTTTGGCACGACGACGGTATCATGATGGCCACCTGGTTTCAGGGGACGGCTGATGAGTTCATCGCGGTCAGCAAGTCGGGCTTCGAGCGCGGCGTACGGATTCTGCATTTTTTGGGCGGCTCATCGATCGATGTCGCCGGCGATCGCGCGATCGCGCAGACCAAGATGACCATCAGCCAGCGTGCGGACGTTGAAGATGTCCTCTGCGACGTCGTCTGCACCGGCCGCTTTTACGATTTCCTCGAAAAGCGTGACGGCAGATGGGGGCTGGTCCTGCGCCAGCCGATCTACGAAAAGGATCGCATCGATCCCGTCGATCCCAAGCAGGTCCCGCAACTGGATCGGAAACTTCTGGAGAGCTTCCCCGAAGGCTATCGGCATCTCGCCTATCTTCAGACGGGCATCGGCTACCGGGTCAAGCCCGATATGCCGGGGCTGACCGGCGATGCGGTGCAGGCCCTGTATGCGCGCGGCAGAAGGTGGCTTGCGGGCGGACCGGCGGTCTGAAGGCCTCAGAGGTTCCTGATCCAGGTTGCCAGCCGGTTGGCCGATTCCTCCACCTGATCCAGCCGGCGGTGGAAGCAGATGCGGAAGAATCCGGCGCCGTCCTCTTCGAACGCCGTTCCAGGCGCCAGTCCGACATTCGCCTGGTCGACGATGTCGAACGCGGCCTGGCGCACGTCGGTCACCCCGTCGATCGAGAAGTAGAGATAGAACGCGCCCGCCGGCACGCTGAAGCGAGCCCGTCCGGTCTCGCCGAGGATGCGGCAGACGATGTCGCGCGCCTGATGCGCGCGCTCGACCTGCGAGGCGATGAAGGCGTCGCCATGATCGAGCGCTGCGACCGCGCCGCGCTGCATGAACTGCGCGACGCCGGAGGTCGAATACTGGATCAGGTTCTCGAACACGGCCTGGAGGTCGGGATGGACCTTGAGCCAGCCGACGCGCCAGCCGGTCATGGCCCAGTTCTTCGAGAAGCTGTTGACGAAGAGGATGCGGTCGTCCGGCTCCATCACGTCCATGAACGACGGCGCGCGCCGGCCGCCATAGTAGAACAGCGAATAGATCTCGTCGGCGACGATCCAGATACCCTTTTCGCGCGCCATGGAAAGCAGCGCCTTCAGCGTCTCGATGTCGGCGGTCCAGCCGGTCGGGTTCGACGGCGTGTTGACGAACAGCGCCCGCGTGCGCGGCGTGATCGCGGCCTCTACCTTGTCGACGTCGCAGGTCCAGCCATTGCCGGACCAGTCGAGATGGACCGGCACCGGCCTGGCACCGGCCACGCCCGCCGCGGCGGCGAGATTCGGCCAGGCCGGCGACAGGTAGACGATCTCGTCGCCCGCGCCGGCGATGGCGTCGATGGCAAGCTGGATCGACTGCATGCCGGAGCCGGTGACGATGAACTCCTCGGCGGCGAAGTCGCGGCCGAAATGACGCCTGTGATAGCGCGCGAGCGCCTCGCGCAACTCGGGAATGCCGCGCTGCCAGGTGTAGAAGGTCTCGCCGGCGCCGAGCGCCTCCATCGCGGCCATGGTGATGAAATCAGGTGTCGGCAGGTCTCCCTCGCCAGCCCAGAGCGGGATCAGCCCCTCTTTGCCACGGCCGTGGTTCATGACGGCGACGATGCCGCTTTCAGGCGCGAGGCGCGCTTCGGGACGGAGATAGGATGTGATGGAGGCAGGCAAGGAAGGCTATCCGGTTGGAAGCCAAGCCTTAGCCGGTTTCCAGCCCCGACAAAACAGAAATCCCCGGCCGCGGGCGACCGGGGAGTGTGTTGCGGACGTCTCCTGACGATCAGGCCTTCTTGGCGAGAAGGTCGCGGATCTCCGTGAGGAGCTGCACGTCTGCGGGGGCAGCGGCCACTTCGACCGGCTTCTCCTTCTCGAGGCGCCTGCGCAGGTTGTTCAGCAGCTTGACCATGATGAAGATGATCCACGCCAGGATCAGGAAGTTGATCACGACGGTCAGGAAGCTGCCATAGGCGAACACCGCGCCCTGCTTGCGTGCCTCCTCCAGCGAGGTGGCGGTGACCGACGACGACAGAGGGAGGAAATAGTTGGAGAAGTCGAAGCCGCCGAAGATCGCGCCCACGATCGGCATGATGATGTCGCTCACGAGTGACGAGACGATCAGACCGAACGCACCGCCGATGATGACGCCAACGGCAAGGTCCATGACGTTGCCCTTCGAGATAAACTCCTGGAATTCCTTCAGCATCTGGTCCCTCCGAAATGCGGGGTTGCACAGGCCGGCCGCAATCCATTGGCAGCCCGATCGCGTGACCATAGCGGATTCCGTTCCGGCAGACAGTGCAAAATTCGCGGCGTAGCCGCCGCTGAAGGGAACTTTTCCCGCGACTTACGTCGCCCTTGATCGCCCGCCACAAGACGCGCAATGGTTCTGCCACGCCGGCCAAGGAGGAAATAGGGCGTGCAGGGCTGGGTCATCGTCATCATCGCGATCGCCTACGTCACGCTGCTGTTCGGCGTGGCGAGCCTCGGCGATCGCCGCGCGGCCCTGCTCGGCTCGGGCCACTCGCGCCCGTATATCTATGCTGCGAGCCTTGCGATCTACTGCACCTCCTGGACCTTCTTCGGCTCTGTCGGCCTCGCCTCCGAGCGCGGTCTCGAATATCTGGCGATCTATATCGGCCCGGCGCTGGTCTTCATCTTCGGCTTCCCGCTGCTGCGCCGGGTGATCCGTCTCGCCAAGACCGAGAAGATCACCTCCGTCGCCGACTTCCTCGCAGCCCGCTACGGCAAGAGCTTCGCCGTCGCCTCGATCGCCACCATCATCGCCACCGTCGGCGCCATCCCCTACATCGCCCTCCAGCTCAAGGCGATCTCGGGGTCGGTCAGCCTGATGGTCGAGCACTACAACGGCGCGGCTCCGGCCCTGGATTTCTTCATCGGCGACGTGTCGCTCGCCGTCGCCTTCCTGCTGGCCGTGTTCGCCGTGCTGTTCGGCACGCGCCACGCCGACGCGACCGAGCATCAGGACGGGCTCGTGCTCGCGGTGGCGGTGGAATCGATCGTCAAGCTTGCCGCCTTCCTGGTGATCGGCCTTGCAATCACCTTCTTCTTCCTCGGCGGTCTTGACGGTTTCATCGCGGCCACCTCGGCGAATGCGGAGGTGACCCAGGCGGCGAACTACCAGACATCGCCATCCACCTGGATCGTGATGACGGTGCTGAGCGGCTTCGCGATCCTGCTCCTGCCGCGCCAGTTCTACGTCACCATCGTCGAAAACCGCAGCGAGGGCGAGCTGCGCACGGCGACATGGCTCTTTCCGCTCTATCTGGTGGTGATCAACCTGTTCGTCCTGCCGATCGCGTTTGCCGGCCTGACGCTCGTGGGCCACGAAACCTCGGCGGACCTCTATGTTCTGTCCGTGCCGCTGCTCGCGGGCCACGACCTGCTTGCGCTCGCCGCCTTCATCGGTGGCCTGTCGGCGGCCACCGCGATGGTGATCGTCGAGAGCGTCGCGCTCGCCATCATGATCTCCAACGATCTGGTCATCCCGATCTTCGCCCGCGGCATGCTGCGCCCGACCGAGCGCCGGCGCGAGGACCTCTCGACGGTGATCCTCAACATCCGTCGCGCTGCGATCTTCATCGTCCTGTTCGTGGCCTTCCTCTACTACCGCGAGGCGACGACAAACACGCGGCTGGCCTCGATCGGGCTGATGTCCTTTGCTGCGATTGCCCAGTTCGCGCCGGCCTTCGTGGGCGGGCTGGTGTGGCGCGGCGCCAATGCGCGCGGCGCCATCCTCGGTATGACGGCGGGTTTTGCCGTCTGGACCTACACGCTGCTCGTCCCGTCTTTGCTTCCACCCGACACCGACTTCGTCGCGCACGGCCTGTTCGGGATCGCCGCGCTGCGGCCGCAGGCGCTGATCGGCACGGTCGCCGAGCCGCTGAACCAC
The Mesorhizobium australicum genome window above contains:
- the hemA gene encoding 5-aminolevulinate synthase, with the translated sequence MNYQRFFQEAIDQLHAERRYRVFADLERIVGSFPRAIWRSGGDTKEITVWCSNDYLGMGQHPDVIAAMQNAAGCMGSGAGGTRNISGTNHPLVELEAELADLHGKEAGLVFTSGFVSNEASISTIGRLLPNCLILSDELNHSSMIEGVRRSGAEKKVFRHNDVRHLEELLRAAGRERAKLIVFESVYSMDGDIAPIAEIADLAKRYNAMTYIDEVHAVGMYGDHGGGITEREGLADRIDVIEGTLAKAFGTLGGYITGTREVIDAVRSYAPGFIFTTALPPSIAAAATASIRHLKVSGAEREAQQRQATHTKEVLSGAGLPVMPSQTHIVPVLVGDPELCKMASDRLLAVHGIYIQPINYPTVPRGTERLRITPTPFHTDGLIDGLKDALVETWTALGIPFSDMRKPGIEKSDRIIPLVVPSAGG
- a CDS encoding D-alanyl-D-alanine carboxypeptidase family protein codes for the protein MNMRPILRLVLAGAMAFSLAACSTSSPTRALQIQPIQSEKYAAIVVDANTGRTLYSASADQIRYPASLTKMMTIYMLFEALDSGRISKSTQIPISAHAASQPPTKMGIKPGGSIDVDSAIRALVVRSANDVAAAVGEYLGGSEAQFAANMTARARALGMTKTTFRNASGLPDAGQQTCARDMALLGMALRQRFPHHYAYFSTREFAYAGKMVRGHNKLLETGGIDGIKTGYIRASGFNIVTSVNRDGKRLIVTVMGGESANGRNAHVQELIQRYLPAAASRGGTHT
- the mscL gene encoding large conductance mechanosensitive channel protein MscL, which translates into the protein MLKEFQEFISKGNVMDLAVGVIIGGAFGLIVSSLVSDIIMPIVGAIFGGFDFSNYFLPLSSSVTATSLEEARKQGAVFAYGSFLTVVINFLILAWIIFIMVKLLNNLRRRLEKEKPVEVAAAPADVQLLTEIRDLLAKKA
- a CDS encoding DUF952 domain-containing protein, translating into MSRIIYKIAPRALWDKAAETGLFEGAPIDLADGFIHFSTAEQVRETAAKHFAGQGDLLLIAVDDGAFGAAMRYEVSRGGALFPHLYAPVPVSAALWVREMPLGPDGNHVFPDLGA
- a CDS encoding pyridoxal phosphate-dependent aminotransferase, whose translation is MPASITSYLRPEARLAPESGIVAVMNHGRGKEGLIPLWAGEGDLPTPDFITMAAMEALGAGETFYTWQRGIPELREALARYHRRHFGRDFAAEEFIVTGSGMQSIQLAIDAIAGAGDEIVYLSPAWPNLAAAAGVAGARPVPVHLDWSGNGWTCDVDKVEAAITPRTRALFVNTPSNPTGWTADIETLKALLSMAREKGIWIVADEIYSLFYYGGRRAPSFMDVMEPDDRILFVNSFSKNWAMTGWRVGWLKVHPDLQAVFENLIQYSTSGVAQFMQRGAVAALDHGDAFIASQVERAHQARDIVCRILGETGRARFSVPAGAFYLYFSIDGVTDVRQAAFDIVDQANVGLAPGTAFEEDGAGFFRICFHRRLDQVEESANRLATWIRNL
- a CDS encoding nuclear transport factor 2 family protein; this encodes MLDARDDRLAIRDLVENWAVWRDAGEWQRFRTVWHDDGIMMATWFQGTADEFIAVSKSGFERGVRILHFLGGSSIDVAGDRAIAQTKMTISQRADVEDVLCDVVCTGRFYDFLEKRDGRWGLVLRQPIYEKDRIDPVDPKQVPQLDRKLLESFPEGYRHLAYLQTGIGYRVKPDMPGLTGDAVQALYARGRRWLAGGPAV
- a CDS encoding quinone-dependent dihydroorotate dehydrogenase → MVSPFKLGLPLLFAFDPETAHGLSIAALRSGMPLACSPKPDPRLTVEIAGLRFPNPLGMAAGYDKNGEIPDALLRLGFGFAEVGTVTPLPQSGNPKPRIFRLMSDRGVINRLGFNNQGHAALAQRLAKRRGGGIVGVNIGANKDSADRIADYEAGVRTFARSASYLTVNISSPNTPGLRALQSREALAELLGRVIAARAGTGVATPIFLKIAPDLVDADLDDIAAELLTQKLDGLIVSNTTLSRAGVQDTETAKQAGGLSGRPLFHRSTAMLARMRLRLGPDFPLVGVGGIDTTETAIEKIRAGADLVQLYTGMIFAGPGLPGEIVSGLSRFAAREGLASIRDIRDSATERWAEATLD
- a CDS encoding DUF6460 domain-containing protein, with translation MPDGVNRILGDSPLRLLLKLVVASFIVGMIMASLGLSPWDILIGARDFLVRLWNMGFSAIDQFLGYILLGAAVVVPIWLILRLVNYRRN
- the galE gene encoding UDP-glucose 4-epimerase GalE, producing the protein MAVLVTGGAGYIGSHMVWELLDHGEDVVVLDRLSTGFSWAVPPEARLVIGDIADQELMKTILRRNDIDSIIHFAGSAVVPESLADPLAYYENNTSKSRTLIESAVRGGVKNFIFSSTAAVYGMTHSDPVPESYRLAPETPYGVSKMMTELMLRDVARAHEFHYAALRYFNVAGSDPRGRTGQSTKGATHLVKVAVEAALGKRSRIEVFGTDYPTHDGTCIRDFIHVSDLVAAHRLALLHLRSGGGNLVANCGYGHGYSVLDLIEAVQRASGRSIEVHLGPRREGDMPCVIADPTLLKSTLNWVPRYDSIDTIAETSIAWEKALSKRNAIWDADSQDSSWAGLTGRIGA